A single window of Stigmatopora nigra isolate UIUO_SnigA chromosome 22, RoL_Snig_1.1, whole genome shotgun sequence DNA harbors:
- the LOC144215894 gene encoding tuftelin-interacting protein 11-like, which produces MSMSHLYGRKGPEEEGVDIEKFEITDWDLANEFNPDRRRHRQTKEQMTYGIWAQGDSDEDERPSFGGKRAKDYTAPVNFVSAGIRKTAADEKQQKDEEEASDNSDDDSPSIPPQPPRVSTTKKLQKGNFHGNQSQRFAGGIQSGQGIGSWEKHTKGIGQKLLQKMGYQPGRGLGKNAQGIINPIEAKVRKGKGAVGAYGNERTQQSLQDFPSVDTDEEEEKEFQKELGQWRKDPAATGLKKKPKYSYKTVEELKAKGKISGHSFGASAGELAQVKVIDMTGREQRVYSSYSQMSNKHNIPEDGPPSTSVHDQKGTGFAIPELEHNLQLLIDLTEQDILQSARRLQHEKDVVVSLSHESNELQSRLEEEQNAISRMEAVLALVERFPSEETAPGEGPTLQECARIFETLQTDYYEEYKTMGLADLAVAVVHPLLKEKLFSWDPLKDTSYCLEEVGKWRAILESRNLLTGGQDSNMDPYHRLLWEVWIPVMRTCVSRWQPRMVEAMVDCLELWSPLLPPWISGHLLEQLILPRLQREVDSWNPLTDTVPIHSWIHPWLPLLQSRLEPLYAPIRSKLANALQRWHPSDASARLILQPWKDVFSPGAWEAFMVKNIIPKLALCLEELVINPHQQQMEPFHWVIDWEGMLSASSLVSLLDKNFFPKWLQVLCSWLSNSPNYEEITKWYLGWKTMFSDFLLSQTIIKDKFNEALNIMNRAVSSGIGGYMQPGARENIAYLTQTERRKDFHYEAMQERRDAENVAHRVASTSVPTNFKDLIQTKAEENNIVFMPIVAKRHEGKQLYTFGRIVIFIERGVVFVQGEKTWVPTSLQSLIDMAK; this is translated from the exons ATGTCGATGTCACATCTTTATGGACGGAAAGGACCAGAGGAGGAAGGTGTCGATATCGAAAAATTTGAGATCACTGATTGGGATTTGGCCAATGAGTTCAACCCAGACCGCCGCAGACACAGGCAGACCAAGGAGCAAATGACTTATGGCATTTGGGCACAAGGGGACTCTGATGAGGATGAGAGACCCAGTTTTGGGGGCAAGCG agcCAAAGACTATACTGCTCCAGTGAACTTTGTGAGTGCAGGAATAAGAAAAACTGCAGCTGACGAGAAACAGCAAAAAGATGAAGAGGAGGCTTCTGATAATTCTGATGATGACAGTCCTTCGATACCACCACAACCTCCTCGagtgtcaacaacaaaaaaacttcagAAG ggcaaTTTCCATGGAAACCAGTCTCAACGGTTTGCAGGGGGTATACAGTCTGGACAAGGAATTGGTTCCTGGGAGAAACACACCAAAGGAATTGGACAAAAACTGCTGCAGAAAATGGGCTATCAACCTGGAAGGGGCTTGGGAAAAAATGCACAAG GTATCATCAATCCTATTGAGGCAAAGGTTCGTAAAGGAAAGGGCGCTGTGGGTGCTTACGGCAATGAACGTACCCAACAGAGTCTTCAAGATTTTCCTTCAGTTGACacagatgaagaggaggaaaag GAGTTTCAGAAGGAACTAGGTCAGTGGCGTAAAGATCCGGCTGCCACTGGTTTAAAGAAGAAACCAAAGTACTCCTACAAAACTGTAGAGGAACTGAAAGCTAAGGGCAAAATTTCTGGGCACAGCTTTGGAGCATCTGCTGGAGAGCTGGCACAAGTCAAG GTCATTGATATGACTGGAAGAGAGCAACGGGTATATTCCAGCTATAGTCAGATGTCCAACAAGCACAACATTCCAGAAGATGGTCCACCCAGTACGTCTGTGCATGATCAGAAGGGAACCGGCTTTGCCATTCCTGAACTTGAACATAACCTCCAACTTTTGATTGATCTTACGGAACAAGACATATTACAG TCGGCTCGCCGCCTCCAGCATGAAAAAGATGTGGTTGTGTCACTGAGCCATGAATCCAATGAGCTACAGAGCAGACTAGAAGAAGAGCAAAATGCCATTAGCAGAATGGAAGCTGTGCTGGCTTTGGTGGAGCGCTTCCCGTCTGAAGAAACGGCACCAGGCGAAGGACCTACTTTGCAG GAGTGTGCTCGCATCTTTGAGACTTTGCAGACTGACTATTATGAAGAATACAAGACCATGGGTTTGGCTGACTTGGCAGTAGCTGTGGTTCATCCTTTACTCAAAGAAAAACTTTTCTCCTGGGATCCACTGAAG GACACTTCTTATTGCCTTGAAGAAGTTGGTAAGTGGAGAGCAATTCTTGAATCCAGAAACCTTCTCACTGGTGGGCAAGATTCAAACATGGACCCTTACCACAG GCTGCTTTGGGAAGTATGGATCCCAGTTATGAGAACCTGCGTGTCTCGCTGGCAGCCTCGCATGGTCGAGGCAATGGTGGACTGCCTTGAACTGTGGTCTCCTCTTCTTCCACCTTGGATCTCAGGTCACCTCCTCGAGCAGCTTATTTTACCTCGACTGCAGCGAGAG GTCGATAGTTGGAACCCCTTAACGGACACTGTGCCCATTCACTCATGGATCCACCCTTGGCTACCTCTGCTCCAATCACGTCTTGAGCCTCTATACGCGCCCATTAGGAGCAAATTAGCTAATGCTTTGCAGCGGTGGCACCCCAGTGATGCTTCAGCACGCCTCATCCTCCAACCGTGGAAAGATGTTTTTAGCCCTGGCGCATGGGAGGCTTTTATGGTGAAAAACATCATCCCTAAACTAG CTCTGTGTCTGGAAGAGCTGGTTATCAATCCTCACCAGCAGCAAATGGAGCCATTTCACTGGGTGATAGACTGGGAGGGCATGCTATCCGCAAGTAGTCTAGTTTCACTGCTGGACAAAAACTTCTTTCCAAAATGGCTACAA GTCCTGTGTTCGTGGTTGAGCAACAGTCCTAATTATGAGGAAATCACCAAATGGTACCTCGGTTGGAAGACCATGTTCAGTGATTTCTTGTTGTCACAAACAATCATAAAAGATAAGTTCAACGAGGCGCTGAACATCATGAATCGTGCAGTATCATCAGGAATTG GTGGATATATGCAACCCGGGGCAAGAGAGAACATTGCATATCTCACTCAGACAGAGAGAAGAAAAGACTTTCACTATGAAGCCATGCAAGAGCGCCGGGATGCTGAGAATGTCGCTCATAGGGTTGCCAGTACCAGTGTACCCACTAACTTTAAAGATCTCATCCAGACCAAGGCAGAGGAGAACAACATTGTGTTTATGCCCATTGTAGCTAAACGCCATGAGGGTAAACAGTTGTACACATTTGGGCGTATTGTCATCTTCATAGAAAGAGGAGTTGTATTTGTGCAAGGAGAAAAAACATGGGTGCCCACATCTTTGCAGAGTCTAATAGATATGGCAAAGTGA
- the LOC144215896 gene encoding SRR1-like protein has protein sequence MSDPCGEWQVQRRRKGAPRSLKSAQISVAHCNEALDVGKTVKRINQIVAEMRCECFWKEWKEQMLLAASLNKKDTIVNMGKLKENLDADICPLECVCYGLGSFSNCVSARYQLAILLLLLDATKIPLKDCLVYDPAFSDGEKDVLRELGLTVLTDNEEGKRLATKPTLFYLIHCGKALYNNLLWKNWSPKCLPHVVIIGNSFSSMRERMIEREFKRDYSYISRGMDMCEERQLKCPSLLTDVFSDTALISFNSSKINSLNQSTWTAPLEPQYQHCSDLEIVQREFRNEENT, from the exons ATGTCAGACCCATGTGGTGAGTGGCAGGTGCAACGTCGCCGAAAAGGAGCCCCAAGAAGTTTGAAATCGGCACAGATTTCTGTAGCACACTGCAATGAAGCACTGGATGTTGGGAAAACTGTTAAAAGAATCAACCAAATTGT AGCTGAAATGAGATGTGAATGCTTTTGGAAAGAATGGAAAG AACAGATGCTGTTGGCCgcatcattaaataaaaaagacaccaTTGTCAATATGGGCAAGCTGAAAGAAAATTTAGATGCCGATATTTGTCcacttgagtgtgtgtgttatggtttgggcagCTTTTCCAACTGTGTGTCTGCTCGGTACCAGCTCGCCATACTGCTCCTTCTCCTGGATGCTACAAAG ATTCCATTAAAAGACTGTCTTGTTTATGACCCTGCTTTTTCCGATGGAGAAAAAGATGTACTCCGAGAGTTGGGTTTGACAGTACTCACAGACAATGAG GAAGGGAAACGACTGGCAACCAAACCTACACTCTTTTATCTCATACATTGTGGGAAAGCCTTGTACAACAACCTCCTGTGGAAGAACTGGAGTCCAAAATGTCTGCCGCACGTGGTTATAATTGGAAACAGTTTCAGTAGCATGAGGGAGAG AATGATTGAGAGAGAATTCAAGCGAGACTACAGCTACATCAGCCGAGGAATGGATATGTGTGAGGAGAGGCAACTAAAATGCCCATCTCTTTTGACTGATGTCTTCAGCGACACTGCGCTCATTAGCTTTAATTCCAGCAAAATAAACTCTCTCAACCAGTCTACCTGGACAGCGCCACTGGAACCACAATATCAGCATTGCTCCGATTTGGAGATTGTACAAAGAGAATTTCGGAATGAAGAAAATAcgtga
- the LOC144215380 gene encoding clustered mitochondria protein homolog gives MKDKVRKGAARRGQAKSNDVVSLTLGKDAPATKHEDDSSFPVKIQGAGVEPFEFQICGFWLVQDALTTLLSRDEVAPRSNLYLTFAGTPLDPLVGLQTVKGLKPGAILRLVEEPFTARSARHHLARVLDILRASGPQDALREGRSPSLLDTLTNVPETSLPNIKNQKRSASNPKSEAVNNDGAPPDYLLPGSSDRPLMALLPHSSQPEVPTYLRDLSLSFWDPPPGNRKLQGDFMYITVVTTEGQSFEITSCPKGFFVNRSTPEVFDPRPSQSSTVCHCFTELLSYISPAFKQAFTKSRHQISQMDMMPTPYQKVCWLGPPCSTRTHKNTFSRLGLDDQPANQTPDWNEELQVARDRPQTCLEERLQRERALLQVNSAFVRTVSQGAETVVEGFAEPVNGNPEDPAFLFGGLFMSRGAASNVFGGERGRRAAQRLELKGVQMYSDLQGLQGLHTLPTAIVDYRGVRLSAQGLAPGLEGTEQEEGKAPVSRGLMYGVNAGVQESPHRRRILELLAHSAKALSLQRHVVLAPNGHRVSLFTSVDAQGLLGADGRFYILDVFRTLPADANYCPETSCNGTDETNTAVRESWPQNYQKDFGLPKSFPHSLCRLRPELMQSFIDHKHTQFTQLVREKLDNNGGFEECATACDARASEAVRAACREVGSLSEIIFEMRFCPNVFSPGVSFPVNESESLQIHEKILREAAAFIITHQIPAFLEHCLQTNETPMDGVSLKEALHERGINLRYLGHVIKTINHSKHKDRLRYITRLVMGEILMRSTRRVFNSFLQGLDMPSLATAVSHFLCCLLVPHFTAAAVGEDTKKKSRRRGRGLGASECTSWNTLTATELWNLVCQDAFETYSLSDGFGTGLNQLVDRYRLQKISLLREFCLKTGVQLRLRDYLFDSHSKPPIGPDDIINIFPMVKHIQMPTSDASKAFQAAQNYLQKGLMDQAYEHLRDATYLFGRVCDDLHPEACYCHSLLAKLAYLQGKAAEARSVQLRAVVISERVLGFDHPNTIHQYALLAVYACAGGENNLGQKCLLRARLLLLTIHGEDHPYIARLDSCLGLLSTGDQAGKYLKNALRLNTSFFGPTNLHTALTQHLVSQWLCSKGDYRSAMNHEKEAFTAFTSLFDEEHPQTRCSKEFLCTITKQAVQVERSIRQAGAKSKQVECLTPTSETILEQMVLVTGIRKIAISDRFKEYKQKHREIKAAVTKELMSNAAKELSEIMNGQHEPVQEIECTNHVPKEETSALVETSETQLLEKTPVETLSAANGHVVEKIEVDASEEEHSPSVVLNAEDTLEDSADGDSSSVETLSSANGHVVEKIEVDPSEEEHSPSVVLNAEDTLEDSADGDSSSGNVLEGSEEVQRPDEAKSDEVKGTPESKGTWADVVSTRTIAGETGSDHVESIPVNGTDQV, from the exons ATGAAGGACAAAGTGAGGAAAGGAGCAGCAAGAAGAGGACAAGCCAAAAGCAATG ATGTTGTCAGCCTGACGCTTGGTAAAGATGCTCCTGCTACCAAGCACGAAGATGACTCTTCATTCCCCGTTAAGATCCAGGGAGCTGGAGTGGAGCCGTTTGAGTTTCAG ATTTGTGGATTTTGGCTGGTTCAAGATGCGCTAACGACTTTGCTCTCACGAGATGAAGTCGCCCCACGCTCCAACCTGTACTTGACTTTTGCTGGTACACCTCTCGACCCCCTTGTTGGATTACAAACCGTGAAGGGACTGAAACCTGGAGCTATCCTACGCCTGGTTGAAG AGCCTTTTACTGCCCGCTCAGCGAGACATCACTTGGCTCGGGTCCTCGATATTTTGAGGGCGTCCGGACCTCAGGACGCATTGAGAGAAGGACGTTCACCCAGCTTACTGGACACACTTACAAATGTACCAG AAACATCTTTACCGAATATAAAGAACCAGAAACGCTCTGCAAGCAACCCAAAATCTGAAGCGGTCAACAATGATGGTGCACCCCCTGATTACCTCCTGCCTGGTTCCTCTGACAGGCCCTTGATGGCCTTACTACCACATAGTTCCCAACCAGAA GTCCCGACCTACCTTCGGGATTTGTCTCTTAGCTTTTGGGACCCTCCTCCGGGAAACAGGAAGTTACAAGGAGACTTTATGTACATTACTGTAGTGACAACAGAGGGACAAAGTTTTGAGATCACATCTTGTCCGAAAGGTTTCTTTGTTAACAG ATCTACGCCAGAGGTTTTTGATCCCCGTCCTTCCCAATCATCCACAGTGTGCCACTGCTTCACTGAACTGCTCTCTTATATTAGCCCAGCCTTCAAACAAGCTTTTACTAAAAGCAG GCATCAGATATCTCAAATGGACATGATGCCCACTCCTTACCAAAAAGTGTGTTGGCTTGGCCCCCCCTGTTCAACCCGCACTCACAAAAACACTTTCAGCAGGCTGGGGCTAGATGATCAACCAGCAAACCAG ACTCCAGATTGGAATGAGGAACTGCAAGTTGCCAGAGATCGTCCGCAAACATGCTTGGAGGAGAGACTGCAGAGGGAGCGAGCTCTTCTACAG GTCAACAGTGCCTTTGTGAGGACCGTGTCCCAGGGTGCAGAAACTGTGGTGGAAGGCTTTGCCGAGCCAGTCAATGGCAATCCGGAGGATCCAGCTTTCCTCTTTGGTGGCCTATTCATGAGTCGGGGGGCAGCGAGTAATGTGTTTGGTGGGGAGAGGGGTCGCAG GGCTGCTCAAAGATTGGAGCTTAAAGGGGTGCAGATGTACAGTGATTTGCAGGGACTGCAAGGGTTGCACACTCTACCCACGGCCATTGTGGACTACAGGGGAGTGCGCCTATCAGCTCAAGGTTTAGCACCTGGATTGGAAGGCACAGAGCAGGAAGAGGGAAAGGCCCCAGTCTCTAG GGGCTTGATGTATGGAGTAAACGCTGGTGTGCAGGAGTCCCCCCATCGCAGACGCATACTGGAACTCTTGGCTCATTCTGCCAAAGCTCTTTCTCTGCAGAGACATGTTGTTTTAGCGCCCAATGGCCACCGGGTATCACTGTTCACATCAGTGGATGCGCAGGGACTACTGGGGGCAGACGGGCGATTCTACATACTAGATGTGTTCAGGACTTTGCCGGCTGATGCCAACTACTGTCCAGAGACGAGCTGTAACGGAACCGATGAGACAAACACGGCTGTGCGTGAAAGCTGGCCGCAGAATTATCAGAAAGATTTTGGCCTTCCAAAGAGTTTTCCTCACAGCCTATGTCGACTGAGGCCAGAATTGATGCAAAGTTTTATTGATCACAA ACACACCCAGTTTACACAGCTTGTCAGGGAGAAGTTGGATAATAACGGAGGCTTTGAAGAGTGTGCGACAGCTT GTGACGCTCGCGCCAGTGAGGCCGTACGGGCTGCTTGTCGAGAAGTGGGTTCTCTTAGTGAAATCATCTTTGAGATGCGATTTTGCCCCAACGTCTTCTCTCCAG GAGTATCATTCCCCGTCAATGAAAGTGAATCTCTTCAGATCCATGAAAAAATACTGCGTGAAGCTGCAGCTTTCATTATAACTCACCAGATACCGGCTTTT TTGGAGCACTGTCTACAAACCAATGAAACCCCAATGGATGGCGTTTCTTTAAAAGAAGCACTACACGAAAGGGGCATCAATTTACGGTATCTGGGCCATGTGATCAAAACTATCAACCACTCAAAACATAAAGACCGCCTGAGATATATAACG AGACTTGTCATGGGTGAAATTTTAATGCGTTCCACAAGGCGAGTCTTCAacagttttctccag GGATTGGATATGCCTTCTCTAGCTACAGCGGTCAGTCACTTCTTGTGCTGCCTACTGGTCCCTCACTTCACAGCCGCCGCGGTGGGAGAGGACACGAAAAAGAAGTCAAGACGTCGTGGTAGAGGCCTCGGGGCCTCCGAGTGCACGAGCTGGAACACGCTCACGGCAACCGAGTTGTGGAACCTGGTCTGCCAGGATGCCTTTGAAACGTACAGCCTCTCTGACGGCTTTGG CACTGGTCTGAACCAACTGGTTGACCGCTACAGGCTTCAGAAAATCTCCCTACTCAGAGAGTTTTGTTTAAAGACTGGCGTACAG CTGAGATTGAGGGACTACTTATTTGACAGCCATAGTAAACCTCCCATTGGACCAGATGACATAATCAACATCTTCCCGATGGTCAAACACATCCAAATGCCCACTTCAGATGCTTCTAAAGCATTTCAAGCTGCACAGAACTACCTTCAGAAAG GTTTGATGGATCAGGCCTATGAACATTTAAGAGATGCTACTTATCTGTTTGGGAGAGTATGTGATGATCTCCATCCTGAGGCGTGTTACTGCCACAGCCTGCTGGCCAAGCTGGCATATCTGCAGGGGAAAGCTGCTGAG GCCCGCAGTGTCCAACTGAGAGCAGTAGTCATCAGTGAAAGAGTCCTTGGGTTTGACCACCCCAACACGATCCACCAATAT GCACTTTTAGCTGTATATGCTTGCGCCGGAGGTGAGAACAACCTTGGCCAGAAGTGTCTTCTCAGAGCACGTCTGCTTCTGCTTACCATCCATGGAGAGGACCACCCGTACATTGCCAGGCTAGAT agtTGTCTTGGCTTGCTGTCAACAGGCGACCAAGCGGGCAAGTACTTAAAAAATGCCCTCAGGCTCAATACTTCCTTCTTTGGCCCTACCAATCTGCACACCGCCCTTAC TCAGCATTTGGTGTCCCAGTGGCTGTGCAGCAAAGGAGACTACCGAAGTGCCATGAATCACGAAAAAGAGGCCTTCACTGCTTTTACCTCATTG TTTGATGAGGAGCATCCCCAGACAAGATGCAGCAAAGAGTTTTTGTGCACAATAACCAAGCAGGCAGTGCAAGTAGAACGTTCTATTAGACAGGCTGGAGCAAAATCTAAGCAAGTGGAG TGCCTGACTCCTACAAGTGAGACTATTCTTGAACAAATGGTTTTGGTCACCGGGATAAGAAAAATTGCTATCAG TGACAGGTTCAAGGAATACAAGCAGAAACATAGGGAAATCAAGGCAGCCGTGACAAAGGAGCTGATGAGCAATGCAGCCAAGGAGCTCTCTGAAATTATGAATGGACAACACGAGCCAGTTCAAGAAATAGAGTGTACCAATCATGTTCCGAAAGAAGAAACCTCAGCTCTGGTGGAAACCAGTGAGACACAGCTATTGGAGAAAACCCCAGTTGAGACTTTGAGCGCAGCCAATGGTCACGTAGTGGAAAAAATAGAAGTGGATGCAAGTGAGGAAGAGCACAGCCCTAGTGTAGTTTTGAATGCAGAAGACACATTGGAGGATTCTGCTGATGGTGACTCAAGTTCAGTTGAGACTTTGAGCTCAGCCAATGGTCACGTAGTGGAAAAAATAGAAGTGGATCCAAGTGAGGAAGAGCACAGCCCTAGTGTAGTTTTGAATGCTGAAGACACATTGGAGGATTCTGCTGATGGTGATTCAAGTTCAGGAAATGTGCTCGAGGGTTCTGAAGAAGTGCAACGGCCTGACGAGGCAAAATCGGATGAGGTTAAAGGGACCCCCGAGAGTAAGGGGACTTGGGCAGATGTTGTTTCAACCAGGACCATAGCTGGCGAAACAGGGAGCGATCATGTGGAGAGCATCCCTGTTAATGGAACAGATCAAGTTTGA